GCGCGATGTGGTGATGGGCAGGCAGGTCGGCGAAAAGCGGCCCGATGCGCTGGTCATCGTTGTCGACGCCGCCAATCTCGACAATCATCTCCGCTTCGCGCTGGAACTGATCGCGCTCGGCCTGCCGACCATCGTCGCGCTCAATATGGTCGACCTCGCCACCCGCGACGGGCTGGAGCTGGATGCCGATATCCTGGCGCGCGAACTGGGCGTGCCGGTGATATCGACCGTGGCGGTGCGCAAGCGCGGGCTGGATCATCTGCGCAGCGAGCTGGAAACCCTGCTGAATGGTGCCCCGCCCGCCTATCCCGTCGGCCTCGAACAGGATTTCGACGCGGTCCGCAAGGAAGCCCGCCGCATCGCCCGCGCCGCGATCGTGCGCGAAACGCCCTCGCGCCGCCTGACCGCAGCGGTCGACCGGGTGGCGCTGCACCCCGTCCTCGGCGTCTTCCTGCTGCTCGGCCTGCTCTTCATCATGTTCCAGTCGGTCTATGCCTGGTCCGAAGCGCCGGTCGCGATGATCGAGGGTTTTGCCGAAGCGATCGCCAATGCCGTGCGCGCCGCCATGCCTGACGGCATAGTCCGCTCCTTCCTGGTCGATGGCGTCATCAAGGGCGTCGGATCGGTGGTGGTGTTCCTGCCGCTGATCCTGATCCTCTTCTTCTTCATCCTGATGCTGGAGGCGACCGGCTATATGGTCCGCGCCGCCTTCCTGATGGACGGATTGATGGCGAAGGTCGGCCTGTCGGGCCGCGCCTTCATCCCGCTCCTCTCCTCCTTCGCCTGCGCCGTGCCGGGGATCATGGCGACGCGCACCATCGCTGACCCGAAGGATCGCCTGACCACCATCCTGATCGCGCCGCTCATGACCTGTTCGGCGCGACTGCCGGTCTATGCCGTCATCATCGGCGCCTTCATCCCGGCGCGCGAC
This genomic stretch from Sphingobium sp. BYY-5 harbors:
- a CDS encoding ferrous iron transporter B; protein product: MSGLPLIALVGNPNAGKSALFNALTGARQKLGNYPGVTVERKTGRLSLADGRPVELVDLPGTYSLEPGSPDEQVTRDVVMGRQVGEKRPDALVIVVDAANLDNHLRFALELIALGLPTIVALNMVDLATRDGLELDADILARELGVPVISTVAVRKRGLDHLRSELETLLNGAPPAYPVGLEQDFDAVRKEARRIARAAIVRETPSRRLTAAVDRVALHPVLGVFLLLGLLFIMFQSVYAWSEAPVAMIEGFAEAIANAVRAAMPDGIVRSFLVDGVIKGVGSVVVFLPLILILFFFILMLEATGYMVRAAFLMDGLMAKVGLSGRAFIPLLSSFACAVPGIMATRTIADPKDRLTTILIAPLMTCSARLPVYAVIIGAFIPARDIGWGIGLQGFVLFCLYVSGIIGAMLVALVLRLTVTKGASGGFLMEMPKYQWPRPRDIILGLWQRAVIFLKRAGTIIFTSTVILWLLLSFPRVPDGDPTSQVDHSIAGRIANGLNVVLEPIGFNRDISLALIPAMAAREVAVSALATVYSIDAGDDEAKLERSLGDRLKSQWSLPTALAFLAWFIFAPQCISTIAVTRRETNGWKWPAFMVGYLFILAYVAAGVTYWTAMALGLA